CTACTTTTGAAATCTCTTCGATAATCGTAATGTATTCATGATACCCCAATCCTGATCCGCCATATTCTTCAGGCACTAAAACTCCCATAAATCCCATTTCGCCTAGTTTTTTAAAAAGTTCAACAGGAAAAATTTGAGCTTCATCCCACTCCATTATATAAGGTCTTATGTTTTTTTCTGCAAAGTCCTTTATAGATTGGGCAATCATAGACTGTGTTTGGTTAAATTCAAAATTCATTGTTTAGTGATTTTTTAGAAGTCCAAATATAAACTAATTATTTTTGCTTTTTCAACAGGAAAACCTTTAATTTTTGACAAATCCTCAATATTATTAAAATTTCCGTTCATACTTCGATATGTCACAATTTGTTTTGCCAGCGCATATTTGAAATAAGGAAACTGTGCTAATTCTTTTAAAGAGGCATCATTTATGGGGATTTTTTTAAAACTTGCAGGCATAACAATTTTAAAATGTTTATTCAATTCTGCAATAACTTCGGGCGAAAGACCCCAGACATCTTCGAGCTGTTCCATCGAAACAAAACCTCCCAAAATTTCCTTTTGTTTCAATATTCTTGAGGAAAGTGCTTCACCAATACCATATATTTTTATTAGATCTTCCTGACTGGCTTGATTAATGTCAGTTAACACGATTTTCTCTATATTATAAGAAGGCTTCTTTTCGTATTCCTTCTTTTCTGTTTTGAATTCTCTGGTATTTTGTTTCCAGTCTGGAAATTTAAAAAGAGGAGCCAGAACTTTTAATAACGAATCTGAGACTTTTGTCACTTTTTGAAACTCTTCGGCCGAGTTTACATATTTATTTTCTTTACGAAAGGCAAGCAGACGATCAATTTCCTGAACTGACATTCCTAACTTATATCCTTTATAATCTGAAATATAGTTGGGATTAAATTTATAGATGGTATGTTTTTGTTCTAATTTAATTTGTTTCTGATCGTCAATCTCTTTTTGAAGCGAGAGCCATTGTTTTTCTTCAGCAGAAACAACTTCGGGATGACTGAAGTCTGCGAAAAAATAAATTAGTTGTAAAACAATTATAATGATAAAAAGCAAAAAAATACCTGTTTGCTGTCTATTTGTAAACTTAAAATACCGATTAAGCGCCTTAAAATTCATTATTAACAAAAATTTCAAAATTTAAAAAGGTGCAAAATAAGTAAGAATTTACATATTTAATAAGAAAATTAATAAAAAATGTAATTCCATAAAAGTTAAATATCTTGTAATTCCCTCTCTATTAATTTAATGAATCTCAGCTATTAAAGCAAACCCAATAATTTTATCTAGAAAAATTTAAATATTTTATAACTTAAAACATGATAATTGTTTTTATTTTTTACAAAAAACAATACATTTGGCACTTAATAACAAATAAACCAATAAAATAGTATGTCAATTTGGAGAGTTAAACCAATATCAGCCTTTGAGGCCGATATGAAAAAAAGTGATTTAAAAAGAGTCCTTGGAAAATGGAGTCTTACTGCCATTGGTGTTGGTGCCATTATCGGTGGAGGAATTTTTGTACTTACCGGTACGGGAGCATATTACCATGCAGG
This is a stretch of genomic DNA from Flavobacterium endoglycinae. It encodes these proteins:
- a CDS encoding ComEA family DNA-binding protein; the encoded protein is MNFKALNRYFKFTNRQQTGIFLLFIIIIVLQLIYFFADFSHPEVVSAEEKQWLSLQKEIDDQKQIKLEQKHTIYKFNPNYISDYKGYKLGMSVQEIDRLLAFRKENKYVNSAEEFQKVTKVSDSLLKVLAPLFKFPDWKQNTREFKTEKKEYEKKPSYNIEKIVLTDINQASQEDLIKIYGIGEALSSRILKQKEILGGFVSMEQLEDVWGLSPEVIAELNKHFKIVMPASFKKIPINDASLKELAQFPYFKYALAKQIVTYRSMNGNFNNIEDLSKIKGFPVEKAKIISLYLDF